A genomic window from Aquila chrysaetos chrysaetos chromosome 21, bAquChr1.4, whole genome shotgun sequence includes:
- the NONO gene encoding non-POU domain-containing octamer-binding protein isoform X4: MQGNKSFNMEKQNHTPRKQHQHQQHPPPSIPANGQQANSQSESRARRGGPPGPALDEGLTIDLKNFRKPGEKTFTQRSRLFVGNLPPDITEEEMRKLFEKYGKAGEVFIHKDKGFGFIRLETRTLAEIAKVELDNMPLRGKQLRVRFACHSASLTVRNLPQFVSNELLEEAFSVFGQVERAVVIVDDRGRSSGKGIVEFSGKPAARKALDRCSDGSFLLTTFPRPVTVEPMDQYDDEEGLPEKLVIKNQQYHKEREQPPRFAQPGSFEYEYAMRWKALIEMEKQQQEQVDRNIKEAREKLEMEMEAARHEHQVMLMRQDLMRRQEELRRMEELHNQEVQKRKQLELRQEEERRRREEEMRRQQEEMMRRQQEGFKGNFADAREPPDMRMGQMGMGGTIGMNNRGAMGGTNVPAAAPPATGPGAMIPDGAMGMAAPPHLVLPGEPPLGLGAVDTPICSMSLCCVPGRFCLLSHLIPCRHLQQCSRGVRAEQCRCTSGAEGALLNCSPCSYLLVPLR, encoded by the exons ATGCAGGGTAACAAGAGCTTCAACATGGAGAAGCAGAACCACACTCCGCGGAaacagcaccagcaccagcagcatccGCCGCCGTCCATCCCCGCCAACGGGCAGCAGGCCAACAGCCAGAGTGAGTCCCGGGCCCGCCGCGGGGGACCGCCCGGCCCCGCTTTGG ATGAAGGCCTGACTATTGACCTGAAGAATTTCCGGAAACCTGGTGAAAAGACCTTCACCCAAAGAAGCCGCCTGTTTGTGGGGAATCTGCCCCCAGACATTACAGAGGAAGAGATGAGAAAGTTATTTGAGAAGTATGGCAAGGCAGGTGAAGTCTTCATACACAAGGACAAAGGCTTTGGCTTTATCAGGCTG GAAACTCGCACTCTGGCAGAGATTGCAAAGGTGGAACTAGACAACATGCCTCTACGTGGGAAGCAGCTAAGAGTGCGTTTTGCATGCCACAGCGCATCACTGACAGTCAGGAACCTGCCTCAGTTTGTGTCCAATGAGCTCCTGGAGGAAGCCTTCTCAGTGTTTGGCCAGGTGGAAAGGGCTGTGGTTATTGTGGATGACAGAGGACGATCCTCTGGGAAAGGCATTGTGGAGTTCTCAGGGAAGCCTGCTGCTAGGAAAGCCCTGGATAGATGTAGTGATGGGTCTTTCCTGCTAACTAC attcCCTCGGCCTGTTACGGTGGAGCCCATGGATCAGTATGATGATGAAGAGGGACTACCAGAGAAACTAGTCATCAAAAATCAGCAATATCACAA GGAGCGTGAGCAGCCTCCTCGATTTGCACAGCCTGGCAGCTTTGAGTATGAATATGCCATGCGTTGGAAGGCTCTAATAGaaatggagaagcagcagcaagaacaaGTAGACCGCAACATCAAGGAAGCTCGAGAGaagctggaaatggaaatggaagcAGCTCGCCATGAGCACCAAGTTATGCTCATGCGGCAAG ATTTAATGAGACGCCAGGAAGAGCTGAGGAGAATGGAGGAATTGCATAACCAAGAAGTACAAAAACGTAAACAGTTGGAACTCAG GCAAGAGGAAGAACGCAGGCGCCGTGAGGAGGAAATGAGAAGGCAGCAAGAAGAGATGATGAGACGCCAGCAGGAAggctttaaaggaaattttgctGATGCG AGGGAGCCACCAGACATGCGAATGGGACAGATGGGCATGGGAG GTACCATTGGCATGAACAATAGAGGAGCTATGGGTGGTACCAATGTCCCAGCTGCTGCACCTCCTGCAACTGGTCCTGGAGCTATGATACCTGATGGAGCCATGGGAATG GCTGCACCCCCCCACCTTGTCCTCCCTGGGGAGCCTCCCCTTGGGCTGGGAGCTGTGGACACTCCAATTTGCAGTATGTCACTGTGCTGTGTTCCCGGTAGGTTCTGTCTTTTGAGCCACCTCATTCCATGCAGACAtttgcagcagtgcagcagaGGAGTGAGGGCAGAGCAGTGCCGCTGCACCTCAGGTGCTGAGGGGGCTCTGCTCAACTGCAGTCCTTGCAGCTACCTGCTGGTCCCTCTGCGATGA
- the NONO gene encoding non-POU domain-containing octamer-binding protein isoform X6, producing the protein MQGNKSFNMEKQNHTPRKQHQHQQHPPPSIPANGQQANSQNEGLTIDLKNFRKPGEKTFTQRSRLFVGNLPPDITEEEMRKLFEKYGKAGEVFIHKDKGFGFIRLETRTLAEIAKVELDNMPLRGKQLRVRFACHSASLTVRNLPQFVSNELLEEAFSVFGQVERAVVIVDDRGRSSGKGIVEFSGKPAARKALDRCSDGSFLLTTFPRPVTVEPMDQYDDEEGLPEKLVIKNQQYHKEREQPPRFAQPGSFEYEYAMRWKALIEMEKQQQEQVDRNIKEAREKLEMEMEAARHEHQVMLMRQDLMRRQEELRRMEELHNQEVQKRKQLELRQEEERRRREEEMRRQQEEMMRRQQEGFKGNFADAREPPDMRMGQMGMGGTIGMNNRGAMGGTNVPAAAPPATGPGAMIPDGAMGMAAPPHLVLPGEPPLGLGAVDTPICSMSLCCVPGRFCLLSHLIPCRHLQQCSRGVRAEQCRCTSGAEGALLNCSPCSYLLVPLR; encoded by the exons ATGCAGGGTAACAAGAGCTTCAACATGGAGAAGCAGAACCACACTCCGCGGAaacagcaccagcaccagcagcatccGCCGCCGTCCATCCCCGCCAACGGGCAGCAGGCCAACAGCCAGA ATGAAGGCCTGACTATTGACCTGAAGAATTTCCGGAAACCTGGTGAAAAGACCTTCACCCAAAGAAGCCGCCTGTTTGTGGGGAATCTGCCCCCAGACATTACAGAGGAAGAGATGAGAAAGTTATTTGAGAAGTATGGCAAGGCAGGTGAAGTCTTCATACACAAGGACAAAGGCTTTGGCTTTATCAGGCTG GAAACTCGCACTCTGGCAGAGATTGCAAAGGTGGAACTAGACAACATGCCTCTACGTGGGAAGCAGCTAAGAGTGCGTTTTGCATGCCACAGCGCATCACTGACAGTCAGGAACCTGCCTCAGTTTGTGTCCAATGAGCTCCTGGAGGAAGCCTTCTCAGTGTTTGGCCAGGTGGAAAGGGCTGTGGTTATTGTGGATGACAGAGGACGATCCTCTGGGAAAGGCATTGTGGAGTTCTCAGGGAAGCCTGCTGCTAGGAAAGCCCTGGATAGATGTAGTGATGGGTCTTTCCTGCTAACTAC attcCCTCGGCCTGTTACGGTGGAGCCCATGGATCAGTATGATGATGAAGAGGGACTACCAGAGAAACTAGTCATCAAAAATCAGCAATATCACAA GGAGCGTGAGCAGCCTCCTCGATTTGCACAGCCTGGCAGCTTTGAGTATGAATATGCCATGCGTTGGAAGGCTCTAATAGaaatggagaagcagcagcaagaacaaGTAGACCGCAACATCAAGGAAGCTCGAGAGaagctggaaatggaaatggaagcAGCTCGCCATGAGCACCAAGTTATGCTCATGCGGCAAG ATTTAATGAGACGCCAGGAAGAGCTGAGGAGAATGGAGGAATTGCATAACCAAGAAGTACAAAAACGTAAACAGTTGGAACTCAG GCAAGAGGAAGAACGCAGGCGCCGTGAGGAGGAAATGAGAAGGCAGCAAGAAGAGATGATGAGACGCCAGCAGGAAggctttaaaggaaattttgctGATGCG AGGGAGCCACCAGACATGCGAATGGGACAGATGGGCATGGGAG GTACCATTGGCATGAACAATAGAGGAGCTATGGGTGGTACCAATGTCCCAGCTGCTGCACCTCCTGCAACTGGTCCTGGAGCTATGATACCTGATGGAGCCATGGGAATG GCTGCACCCCCCCACCTTGTCCTCCCTGGGGAGCCTCCCCTTGGGCTGGGAGCTGTGGACACTCCAATTTGCAGTATGTCACTGTGCTGTGTTCCCGGTAGGTTCTGTCTTTTGAGCCACCTCATTCCATGCAGACAtttgcagcagtgcagcagaGGAGTGAGGGCAGAGCAGTGCCGCTGCACCTCAGGTGCTGAGGGGGCTCTGCTCAACTGCAGTCCTTGCAGCTACCTGCTGGTCCCTCTGCGATGA
- the NONO gene encoding non-POU domain-containing octamer-binding protein isoform X5, translating into MQGNKSFNMEKQNHTPRKQHQHQQHPPPSIPANGQQANSQKQLCTLFPSDEGLTIDLKNFRKPGEKTFTQRSRLFVGNLPPDITEEEMRKLFEKYGKAGEVFIHKDKGFGFIRLETRTLAEIAKVELDNMPLRGKQLRVRFACHSASLTVRNLPQFVSNELLEEAFSVFGQVERAVVIVDDRGRSSGKGIVEFSGKPAARKALDRCSDGSFLLTTFPRPVTVEPMDQYDDEEGLPEKLVIKNQQYHKEREQPPRFAQPGSFEYEYAMRWKALIEMEKQQQEQVDRNIKEAREKLEMEMEAARHEHQVMLMRQDLMRRQEELRRMEELHNQEVQKRKQLELRQEEERRRREEEMRRQQEEMMRRQQEGFKGNFADAREPPDMRMGQMGMGGTIGMNNRGAMGGTNVPAAAPPATGPGAMIPDGAMGMAAPPHLVLPGEPPLGLGAVDTPICSMSLCCVPGRFCLLSHLIPCRHLQQCSRGVRAEQCRCTSGAEGALLNCSPCSYLLVPLR; encoded by the exons ATGCAGGGTAACAAGAGCTTCAACATGGAGAAGCAGAACCACACTCCGCGGAaacagcaccagcaccagcagcatccGCCGCCGTCCATCCCCGCCAACGGGCAGCAGGCCAACAGCCAGA AGCAGCTGTGTACCTTATTCCCCTCAGATGAAGGCCTGACTATTGACCTGAAGAATTTCCGGAAACCTGGTGAAAAGACCTTCACCCAAAGAAGCCGCCTGTTTGTGGGGAATCTGCCCCCAGACATTACAGAGGAAGAGATGAGAAAGTTATTTGAGAAGTATGGCAAGGCAGGTGAAGTCTTCATACACAAGGACAAAGGCTTTGGCTTTATCAGGCTG GAAACTCGCACTCTGGCAGAGATTGCAAAGGTGGAACTAGACAACATGCCTCTACGTGGGAAGCAGCTAAGAGTGCGTTTTGCATGCCACAGCGCATCACTGACAGTCAGGAACCTGCCTCAGTTTGTGTCCAATGAGCTCCTGGAGGAAGCCTTCTCAGTGTTTGGCCAGGTGGAAAGGGCTGTGGTTATTGTGGATGACAGAGGACGATCCTCTGGGAAAGGCATTGTGGAGTTCTCAGGGAAGCCTGCTGCTAGGAAAGCCCTGGATAGATGTAGTGATGGGTCTTTCCTGCTAACTAC attcCCTCGGCCTGTTACGGTGGAGCCCATGGATCAGTATGATGATGAAGAGGGACTACCAGAGAAACTAGTCATCAAAAATCAGCAATATCACAA GGAGCGTGAGCAGCCTCCTCGATTTGCACAGCCTGGCAGCTTTGAGTATGAATATGCCATGCGTTGGAAGGCTCTAATAGaaatggagaagcagcagcaagaacaaGTAGACCGCAACATCAAGGAAGCTCGAGAGaagctggaaatggaaatggaagcAGCTCGCCATGAGCACCAAGTTATGCTCATGCGGCAAG ATTTAATGAGACGCCAGGAAGAGCTGAGGAGAATGGAGGAATTGCATAACCAAGAAGTACAAAAACGTAAACAGTTGGAACTCAG GCAAGAGGAAGAACGCAGGCGCCGTGAGGAGGAAATGAGAAGGCAGCAAGAAGAGATGATGAGACGCCAGCAGGAAggctttaaaggaaattttgctGATGCG AGGGAGCCACCAGACATGCGAATGGGACAGATGGGCATGGGAG GTACCATTGGCATGAACAATAGAGGAGCTATGGGTGGTACCAATGTCCCAGCTGCTGCACCTCCTGCAACTGGTCCTGGAGCTATGATACCTGATGGAGCCATGGGAATG GCTGCACCCCCCCACCTTGTCCTCCCTGGGGAGCCTCCCCTTGGGCTGGGAGCTGTGGACACTCCAATTTGCAGTATGTCACTGTGCTGTGTTCCCGGTAGGTTCTGTCTTTTGAGCCACCTCATTCCATGCAGACAtttgcagcagtgcagcagaGGAGTGAGGGCAGAGCAGTGCCGCTGCACCTCAGGTGCTGAGGGGGCTCTGCTCAACTGCAGTCCTTGCAGCTACCTGCTGGTCCCTCTGCGATGA
- the NONO gene encoding non-POU domain-containing octamer-binding protein isoform X9 — MQGNKSFNMEKQNHTPRKQHQHQQHPPPSIPANGQQANSQKQLCTLFPSDEGLTIDLKNFRKPGEKTFTQRSRLFVGNLPPDITEEEMRKLFEKYGKAGEVFIHKDKGFGFIRLETRTLAEIAKVELDNMPLRGKQLRVRFACHSASLTVRNLPQFVSNELLEEAFSVFGQVERAVVIVDDRGRSSGKGIVEFSGKPAARKALDRCSDGSFLLTTFPRPVTVEPMDQYDDEEGLPEKLVIKNQQYHKEREQPPRFAQPGSFEYEYAMRWKALIEMEKQQQEQVDRNIKEAREKLEMEMEAARHEHQVMLMRQDLMRRQEELRRMEELHNQEVQKRKQLELRQEEERRRREEEMRRQQEEMMRRQQEGFKGNFADAREPPDMRMGQMGMGGTIGMNNRGAMGGTNVPAAAPPATGPGAMIPDGAMGMTPPPPADRFGQGGAMEGLGAMGGNPPAFNRGNPGGDFGPNKRRRY; from the exons ATGCAGGGTAACAAGAGCTTCAACATGGAGAAGCAGAACCACACTCCGCGGAaacagcaccagcaccagcagcatccGCCGCCGTCCATCCCCGCCAACGGGCAGCAGGCCAACAGCCAGA AGCAGCTGTGTACCTTATTCCCCTCAGATGAAGGCCTGACTATTGACCTGAAGAATTTCCGGAAACCTGGTGAAAAGACCTTCACCCAAAGAAGCCGCCTGTTTGTGGGGAATCTGCCCCCAGACATTACAGAGGAAGAGATGAGAAAGTTATTTGAGAAGTATGGCAAGGCAGGTGAAGTCTTCATACACAAGGACAAAGGCTTTGGCTTTATCAGGCTG GAAACTCGCACTCTGGCAGAGATTGCAAAGGTGGAACTAGACAACATGCCTCTACGTGGGAAGCAGCTAAGAGTGCGTTTTGCATGCCACAGCGCATCACTGACAGTCAGGAACCTGCCTCAGTTTGTGTCCAATGAGCTCCTGGAGGAAGCCTTCTCAGTGTTTGGCCAGGTGGAAAGGGCTGTGGTTATTGTGGATGACAGAGGACGATCCTCTGGGAAAGGCATTGTGGAGTTCTCAGGGAAGCCTGCTGCTAGGAAAGCCCTGGATAGATGTAGTGATGGGTCTTTCCTGCTAACTAC attcCCTCGGCCTGTTACGGTGGAGCCCATGGATCAGTATGATGATGAAGAGGGACTACCAGAGAAACTAGTCATCAAAAATCAGCAATATCACAA GGAGCGTGAGCAGCCTCCTCGATTTGCACAGCCTGGCAGCTTTGAGTATGAATATGCCATGCGTTGGAAGGCTCTAATAGaaatggagaagcagcagcaagaacaaGTAGACCGCAACATCAAGGAAGCTCGAGAGaagctggaaatggaaatggaagcAGCTCGCCATGAGCACCAAGTTATGCTCATGCGGCAAG ATTTAATGAGACGCCAGGAAGAGCTGAGGAGAATGGAGGAATTGCATAACCAAGAAGTACAAAAACGTAAACAGTTGGAACTCAG GCAAGAGGAAGAACGCAGGCGCCGTGAGGAGGAAATGAGAAGGCAGCAAGAAGAGATGATGAGACGCCAGCAGGAAggctttaaaggaaattttgctGATGCG AGGGAGCCACCAGACATGCGAATGGGACAGATGGGCATGGGAG GTACCATTGGCATGAACAATAGAGGAGCTATGGGTGGTACCAATGTCCCAGCTGCTGCACCTCCTGCAACTGGTCCTGGAGCTATGATACCTGATGGAGCCATGGGAATG ACTCCACCACCGCCTGCAGATCGCTTTGGCCAGGGTGGTGCAATGGAAGGCCTCGGAGCGATGGGAGGGAACCCACCTGCCTTCAACAGAGGAAATCCAGGGGGTGACTTTGGCCCTAACAAGCGTCGCAGATACTAA
- the NONO gene encoding non-POU domain-containing octamer-binding protein isoform X10, translating into MQGNKSFNMEKQNHTPRKQHQHQQHPPPSIPANGQQANSQNEGLTIDLKNFRKPGEKTFTQRSRLFVGNLPPDITEEEMRKLFEKYGKAGEVFIHKDKGFGFIRLETRTLAEIAKVELDNMPLRGKQLRVRFACHSASLTVRNLPQFVSNELLEEAFSVFGQVERAVVIVDDRGRSSGKGIVEFSGKPAARKALDRCSDGSFLLTTFPRPVTVEPMDQYDDEEGLPEKLVIKNQQYHKEREQPPRFAQPGSFEYEYAMRWKALIEMEKQQQEQVDRNIKEAREKLEMEMEAARHEHQVMLMRQDLMRRQEELRRMEELHNQEVQKRKQLELRQEEERRRREEEMRRQQEEMMRRQQEGFKGNFADAREPPDMRMGQMGMGGTIGMNNRGAMGGTNVPAAAPPATGPGAMIPDGAMGMTPPPPADRFGQGGAMEGLGAMGGNPPAFNRGNPGGDFGPNKRRRY; encoded by the exons ATGCAGGGTAACAAGAGCTTCAACATGGAGAAGCAGAACCACACTCCGCGGAaacagcaccagcaccagcagcatccGCCGCCGTCCATCCCCGCCAACGGGCAGCAGGCCAACAGCCAGA ATGAAGGCCTGACTATTGACCTGAAGAATTTCCGGAAACCTGGTGAAAAGACCTTCACCCAAAGAAGCCGCCTGTTTGTGGGGAATCTGCCCCCAGACATTACAGAGGAAGAGATGAGAAAGTTATTTGAGAAGTATGGCAAGGCAGGTGAAGTCTTCATACACAAGGACAAAGGCTTTGGCTTTATCAGGCTG GAAACTCGCACTCTGGCAGAGATTGCAAAGGTGGAACTAGACAACATGCCTCTACGTGGGAAGCAGCTAAGAGTGCGTTTTGCATGCCACAGCGCATCACTGACAGTCAGGAACCTGCCTCAGTTTGTGTCCAATGAGCTCCTGGAGGAAGCCTTCTCAGTGTTTGGCCAGGTGGAAAGGGCTGTGGTTATTGTGGATGACAGAGGACGATCCTCTGGGAAAGGCATTGTGGAGTTCTCAGGGAAGCCTGCTGCTAGGAAAGCCCTGGATAGATGTAGTGATGGGTCTTTCCTGCTAACTAC attcCCTCGGCCTGTTACGGTGGAGCCCATGGATCAGTATGATGATGAAGAGGGACTACCAGAGAAACTAGTCATCAAAAATCAGCAATATCACAA GGAGCGTGAGCAGCCTCCTCGATTTGCACAGCCTGGCAGCTTTGAGTATGAATATGCCATGCGTTGGAAGGCTCTAATAGaaatggagaagcagcagcaagaacaaGTAGACCGCAACATCAAGGAAGCTCGAGAGaagctggaaatggaaatggaagcAGCTCGCCATGAGCACCAAGTTATGCTCATGCGGCAAG ATTTAATGAGACGCCAGGAAGAGCTGAGGAGAATGGAGGAATTGCATAACCAAGAAGTACAAAAACGTAAACAGTTGGAACTCAG GCAAGAGGAAGAACGCAGGCGCCGTGAGGAGGAAATGAGAAGGCAGCAAGAAGAGATGATGAGACGCCAGCAGGAAggctttaaaggaaattttgctGATGCG AGGGAGCCACCAGACATGCGAATGGGACAGATGGGCATGGGAG GTACCATTGGCATGAACAATAGAGGAGCTATGGGTGGTACCAATGTCCCAGCTGCTGCACCTCCTGCAACTGGTCCTGGAGCTATGATACCTGATGGAGCCATGGGAATG ACTCCACCACCGCCTGCAGATCGCTTTGGCCAGGGTGGTGCAATGGAAGGCCTCGGAGCGATGGGAGGGAACCCACCTGCCTTCAACAGAGGAAATCCAGGGGGTGACTTTGGCCCTAACAAGCGTCGCAGATACTAA
- the NONO gene encoding non-POU domain-containing octamer-binding protein isoform X8, translated as MQGNKSFNMEKQNHTPRKQHQHQQHPPPSIPANGQQANSQSESRARRGGPPGPALDEGLTIDLKNFRKPGEKTFTQRSRLFVGNLPPDITEEEMRKLFEKYGKAGEVFIHKDKGFGFIRLETRTLAEIAKVELDNMPLRGKQLRVRFACHSASLTVRNLPQFVSNELLEEAFSVFGQVERAVVIVDDRGRSSGKGIVEFSGKPAARKALDRCSDGSFLLTTFPRPVTVEPMDQYDDEEGLPEKLVIKNQQYHKEREQPPRFAQPGSFEYEYAMRWKALIEMEKQQQEQVDRNIKEAREKLEMEMEAARHEHQVMLMRQDLMRRQEELRRMEELHNQEVQKRKQLELRQEEERRRREEEMRRQQEEMMRRQQEGFKGNFADAREPPDMRMGQMGMGGTIGMNNRGAMGGTNVPAAAPPATGPGAMIPDGAMGMTPPPPADRFGQGGAMEGLGAMGGNPPAFNRGNPGGDFGPNKRRRY; from the exons ATGCAGGGTAACAAGAGCTTCAACATGGAGAAGCAGAACCACACTCCGCGGAaacagcaccagcaccagcagcatccGCCGCCGTCCATCCCCGCCAACGGGCAGCAGGCCAACAGCCAGAGTGAGTCCCGGGCCCGCCGCGGGGGACCGCCCGGCCCCGCTTTGG ATGAAGGCCTGACTATTGACCTGAAGAATTTCCGGAAACCTGGTGAAAAGACCTTCACCCAAAGAAGCCGCCTGTTTGTGGGGAATCTGCCCCCAGACATTACAGAGGAAGAGATGAGAAAGTTATTTGAGAAGTATGGCAAGGCAGGTGAAGTCTTCATACACAAGGACAAAGGCTTTGGCTTTATCAGGCTG GAAACTCGCACTCTGGCAGAGATTGCAAAGGTGGAACTAGACAACATGCCTCTACGTGGGAAGCAGCTAAGAGTGCGTTTTGCATGCCACAGCGCATCACTGACAGTCAGGAACCTGCCTCAGTTTGTGTCCAATGAGCTCCTGGAGGAAGCCTTCTCAGTGTTTGGCCAGGTGGAAAGGGCTGTGGTTATTGTGGATGACAGAGGACGATCCTCTGGGAAAGGCATTGTGGAGTTCTCAGGGAAGCCTGCTGCTAGGAAAGCCCTGGATAGATGTAGTGATGGGTCTTTCCTGCTAACTAC attcCCTCGGCCTGTTACGGTGGAGCCCATGGATCAGTATGATGATGAAGAGGGACTACCAGAGAAACTAGTCATCAAAAATCAGCAATATCACAA GGAGCGTGAGCAGCCTCCTCGATTTGCACAGCCTGGCAGCTTTGAGTATGAATATGCCATGCGTTGGAAGGCTCTAATAGaaatggagaagcagcagcaagaacaaGTAGACCGCAACATCAAGGAAGCTCGAGAGaagctggaaatggaaatggaagcAGCTCGCCATGAGCACCAAGTTATGCTCATGCGGCAAG ATTTAATGAGACGCCAGGAAGAGCTGAGGAGAATGGAGGAATTGCATAACCAAGAAGTACAAAAACGTAAACAGTTGGAACTCAG GCAAGAGGAAGAACGCAGGCGCCGTGAGGAGGAAATGAGAAGGCAGCAAGAAGAGATGATGAGACGCCAGCAGGAAggctttaaaggaaattttgctGATGCG AGGGAGCCACCAGACATGCGAATGGGACAGATGGGCATGGGAG GTACCATTGGCATGAACAATAGAGGAGCTATGGGTGGTACCAATGTCCCAGCTGCTGCACCTCCTGCAACTGGTCCTGGAGCTATGATACCTGATGGAGCCATGGGAATG ACTCCACCACCGCCTGCAGATCGCTTTGGCCAGGGTGGTGCAATGGAAGGCCTCGGAGCGATGGGAGGGAACCCACCTGCCTTCAACAGAGGAAATCCAGGGGGTGACTTTGGCCCTAACAAGCGTCGCAGATACTAA
- the NONO gene encoding non-POU domain-containing octamer-binding protein isoform X7, which translates to MQGNKSFNMEKQNHTPRKQHQHQQHPPPSIPANGQQANSQSESRARRGGPPGPALEQLCTLFPSDEGLTIDLKNFRKPGEKTFTQRSRLFVGNLPPDITEEEMRKLFEKYGKAGEVFIHKDKGFGFIRLETRTLAEIAKVELDNMPLRGKQLRVRFACHSASLTVRNLPQFVSNELLEEAFSVFGQVERAVVIVDDRGRSSGKGIVEFSGKPAARKALDRCSDGSFLLTTFPRPVTVEPMDQYDDEEGLPEKLVIKNQQYHKEREQPPRFAQPGSFEYEYAMRWKALIEMEKQQQEQVDRNIKEAREKLEMEMEAARHEHQVMLMRQDLMRRQEELRRMEELHNQEVQKRKQLELRQEEERRRREEEMRRQQEEMMRRQQEGFKGNFADAREPPDMRMGQMGMGGTIGMNNRGAMGGTNVPAAAPPATGPGAMIPDGAMGMTPPPPADRFGQGGAMEGLGAMGGNPPAFNRGNPGGDFGPNKRRRY; encoded by the exons ATGCAGGGTAACAAGAGCTTCAACATGGAGAAGCAGAACCACACTCCGCGGAaacagcaccagcaccagcagcatccGCCGCCGTCCATCCCCGCCAACGGGCAGCAGGCCAACAGCCAGAGTGAGTCCCGGGCCCGCCGCGGGGGACCGCCCGGCCCCGCTTTGG AGCAGCTGTGTACCTTATTCCCCTCAGATGAAGGCCTGACTATTGACCTGAAGAATTTCCGGAAACCTGGTGAAAAGACCTTCACCCAAAGAAGCCGCCTGTTTGTGGGGAATCTGCCCCCAGACATTACAGAGGAAGAGATGAGAAAGTTATTTGAGAAGTATGGCAAGGCAGGTGAAGTCTTCATACACAAGGACAAAGGCTTTGGCTTTATCAGGCTG GAAACTCGCACTCTGGCAGAGATTGCAAAGGTGGAACTAGACAACATGCCTCTACGTGGGAAGCAGCTAAGAGTGCGTTTTGCATGCCACAGCGCATCACTGACAGTCAGGAACCTGCCTCAGTTTGTGTCCAATGAGCTCCTGGAGGAAGCCTTCTCAGTGTTTGGCCAGGTGGAAAGGGCTGTGGTTATTGTGGATGACAGAGGACGATCCTCTGGGAAAGGCATTGTGGAGTTCTCAGGGAAGCCTGCTGCTAGGAAAGCCCTGGATAGATGTAGTGATGGGTCTTTCCTGCTAACTAC attcCCTCGGCCTGTTACGGTGGAGCCCATGGATCAGTATGATGATGAAGAGGGACTACCAGAGAAACTAGTCATCAAAAATCAGCAATATCACAA GGAGCGTGAGCAGCCTCCTCGATTTGCACAGCCTGGCAGCTTTGAGTATGAATATGCCATGCGTTGGAAGGCTCTAATAGaaatggagaagcagcagcaagaacaaGTAGACCGCAACATCAAGGAAGCTCGAGAGaagctggaaatggaaatggaagcAGCTCGCCATGAGCACCAAGTTATGCTCATGCGGCAAG ATTTAATGAGACGCCAGGAAGAGCTGAGGAGAATGGAGGAATTGCATAACCAAGAAGTACAAAAACGTAAACAGTTGGAACTCAG GCAAGAGGAAGAACGCAGGCGCCGTGAGGAGGAAATGAGAAGGCAGCAAGAAGAGATGATGAGACGCCAGCAGGAAggctttaaaggaaattttgctGATGCG AGGGAGCCACCAGACATGCGAATGGGACAGATGGGCATGGGAG GTACCATTGGCATGAACAATAGAGGAGCTATGGGTGGTACCAATGTCCCAGCTGCTGCACCTCCTGCAACTGGTCCTGGAGCTATGATACCTGATGGAGCCATGGGAATG ACTCCACCACCGCCTGCAGATCGCTTTGGCCAGGGTGGTGCAATGGAAGGCCTCGGAGCGATGGGAGGGAACCCACCTGCCTTCAACAGAGGAAATCCAGGGGGTGACTTTGGCCCTAACAAGCGTCGCAGATACTAA